The following proteins are encoded in a genomic region of Doryrhamphus excisus isolate RoL2022-K1 chromosome 6, RoL_Dexc_1.0, whole genome shotgun sequence:
- the si:ch211-236l14.4 gene encoding SITS-binding protein, which produces MPHARNRNPSPIPEVTWDTGLKEMNETWKGAIACLGVAVFFVMTIGIIYWQVVDQPNKNWILKGTLSGLIWERRTHSLVIQTLTEDKTYVEIDVGNVGNPDLEVPFVRNLCWLNKTEFCYTWDSVAEIKISVDVNEDTETECYSMTWTPVHCHVRLKDCFSMTNISWYGGASVRGQTWPINDQNATMQPFVVSDLKENPSGFGSALERYFLGSSGVAVLVSPDLPLQLGVDSRQQFCLQSLPSMDLLPLQYTVCVANNVKAVHQEAVQQLSQVNREIPNMNALWLPFWKLLSNVDSGQKVERELRTFSNRLRRHQLGEGIISLNEHSTNLLSEMDHDYLNSRKRGTSKRLTRDLPLVKLLNISVTLSPFLSVDTTQFHTSLMDGTEAFWLSLPSAPHGQLVPLMTQWQGKFCVKLNVTNPGAVSWFLDRVGSLQARLGMEYIFLEGGERNLFEVQALRPPEALDGDTYISLLADLASRIGDSTIMSAGTRSSHKPVFLRMPPLQSDWGLMGLKGIIPSLLHHTLLGYNFLIPDAVGGSLSGDMVTDEELFIRWLEIVSFLPVINFHTPPWVCGEDRVLNLTRIYITKHQRDVVPLIEKYAEEWQATGSPIYRPMWWLSPDDPITFTIDDQFLIGDEVLVAPVVEKGAVRRDIYLPDGGFQWQDSQNAKVFDGGTFLQDYPVPLEAVGVFLRRR; this is translated from the exons ATGCCTCACGCTCGAAATAGGAACCCCAGCCCCATCCCCGAGGTAACATGGGACACGGGCTTGAAGGAGATGAACGAGACGTGGAAAGGAGCGATAGCGTGTCTCGGCGTGGCTGTCTTCTTCGTCATGACCATCGGGATCATATACTGGCAAGTGGTGGACCAGCCCAACAAGAACTGGATCCTGAAGGGGACTCTGAGTGGACTCATCTGGGAGAGAAGGACCCACTCGTTAGTCATCCAGACCCTGACTGAGGACAAGACCTATGTGGAGATTGACGTGGGGAACGTGGGGAACCCGGACCTGGAGGTCCCTTTCGTCAGGAACCTGTGCTGGCTCAACAAGACCGAGTTCTGCTACACGTGGGACTCGGTAGCCGAGATCAAGATCTCCGTGGACGTGAACGAGGACACGGAGACCGAGTGCTACAGCATGACTTGGACGCCGGTGCACTGCCATGTGCGGCTCAAG GACTGCTTCTCCATGACAAACATATCCTGGTACGGTGGCGCCAGTGTGCGTGGTCAAACGTGGCCGATCAACGATCAGAacgccaccatgcagcccttcgTTGTGAGTGATCTCAAGGAGAATCCCTCAGGCTTCGGCTCGGCCTTGGAGCGCTACTTCCTCGGCTCATCGG GTGTTGCAGTGTTGGTGTCCCCAGATCTCCCTCTGCAGTTGGGGGTGGACAGCAGACAACAATTCTGCCTGCAGTCCCTCCCCAGTATGGATCTCCTCCCGTTACAGTACACGGTTTGCGTGGCCAACAATGTGAAGGCCGTCCACCAGGAAGCAGTGCAGCAGCTCTCCCAGGTCAATAGGGAGATACCCAACATGAATGCTTTGTG GCTGCCGTTCTGGAAGCTACTCAGCAATGTGGATTCGGGACAGAAGGTGGAGAGAGAATTGAGGACCTTCTCTAATCGTCTTAGAAGACACCAGCTAGGGGAGGGCATTATCAGCCTTAATGAACATTCCACCAACCTCCTCTCTGAAATG GACCATGACTACCTCAACAGCAGGAAGAGGGGGACGTCCAAGAGACTCACCAGGGACCTCCCACTTGTCAAGCTTCTAAACATTTCCGTCACTCTGTCCCCTTTCCTGAGCGTGGATACCACGCAGTTCCATACATCCCTCATGGATGGCACCGAGGCCTTCTGGCTTAGTCTTCCCTCAGCCCCTCATGGTCAGCTG GTCCCTTTGATGACTCAGTGGCAAGGGAAGTTCTGTGTAAAGCTGAACGTCACAAACCCAGGAGCGGTAAGCTGGTTCCTGGACAGAGTGGGATCCCTACAAGCACGTTTGGGAATGGAGTACATCTTCCTGGAAGGGGGTGAGAGGAACTTGTTTGAGGTGCAAGCCCTGCGGCCACCTGAGGCTCTGGATGGGGACACATACATCAGCCTGCTGGCCGACTTGGCGTCCAGGATCGGAGACTCCACCATCATGTCAGCGGGGACCAG GTCCAGTCATAAGCCGGTATTTCTGAGGATGCCACCCCTTCAGTCTGACTGGGGTTTAATGGGCCTGAAGGGCATCATTCCCTCCCTGCTGCACCACACTCTGCTGGGATACAACTTCCTCATTCCTGATGCAGTAG GTGGCTCTCTATCTGGGGACATGGTCACAGATGAAGAGTTGTTCATCCGTTGGCTAGAGATTGTTTCGTTCCTCCCTGTTATCAACTTCCACACACCACCATGGGTCTGCGGAGAGGACCGG gtgctaaATTTAACTCGGATATACATAACAAAGCATCAGAGGGATGTGGTACCACTGATAGAGAAGTATGCAGAGGAGTGGCAGGCGACAGGAAGTCCCATCTACCGGCCTATGTGGTGGCTCAGTCCCGATGACCCCATAACCTTCACTATCGATGACCAGTTCCTCATTGGAGACGAG GTTCTGGTGGCACCGGTGGTGGAGAAGGGAGCAGTGAGGAGGGACATTTATTTACCTGACGGGGGCTTCCAGTGGCAAGACAGCCAGAACGCTAAAGTGTTCGATGGAGGGACGTTCCTACAGGACTACCCCGTGCCCTTGGAGGCGGTGGGTGTTTTCTTACGGCGAAGATGA